The following are encoded in a window of Chthoniobacterales bacterium genomic DNA:
- a CDS encoding DUF5069 domain-containing protein, whose translation MTDRILPRSPRETMDGWVYLPRYVDKIRLHLAGRLHPDYHENLGKGMDAVWLRAAGLTHDAMVEVVRGTLTDGEVCDWVRRNVRRSPAEKEAHRHEVMDFPPRDNPAALRLFEKRKADYGLGGREDVRVRPDLLDADEGRM comes from the coding sequence ATGACCGATCGCATTCTCCCGCGCAGCCCGCGCGAAACGATGGATGGCTGGGTTTACCTGCCGCGCTACGTGGACAAGATTCGCCTGCATCTCGCGGGCCGGCTGCATCCCGACTACCACGAAAATCTGGGGAAAGGCATGGACGCCGTGTGGCTGCGCGCGGCGGGATTGACGCACGATGCGATGGTCGAGGTCGTGCGCGGCACGCTCACCGACGGCGAGGTTTGCGACTGGGTGCGCCGGAATGTGCGGCGTTCGCCCGCGGAGAAGGAAGCGCATCGCCACGAGGTGATGGATTTTCCCCCGCGCGACAATCCGGCCGCCTTGCGGCTCTTCGAGAAGCGCAAGGCGGACTACGGCCTCGGCGGGCGGGAGGACGTGCGCGTGCGACCAGACCTTCTCGACGCCGACGAGGGGCGAATGTGA